A section of the Arcobacter roscoffensis genome encodes:
- the doeB2 gene encoding N(2)-acetyl-L-2,4-diaminobutanoate deacetylase DoeB2, which produces MYKSFDEVIGYAIDFRHNLHKNPELKWEETNTAKNIREVLEQHGIPYKTYANTGTVGLLAQDKEGPHIALRGDIDALPLEEKTDVSYKSQKPQCMHACGHDGHTATLIAAAIWLKENEDKLTNPVSLVFQPAEEGGHGAKKMIEEGCLEGVDMIFGWHNWPAIKFGQAVCPDGTVMAGNGTFHIDVKGLGGHSSQPEICKDPVLASSAITMALQQIVARQIAPQDSVVVSVTSIDARSELTTIPDNARIEGSIRVPTIELKQFVFKQIEEITKDVAKSYNVEVEIELRDRYQATINHDTQASMMRESLKQTLGENWQSSIPTPIMASEDFSYYLNTIPGAFALIGTDDGVEKHQKPCHNVYYDFNDKLIKPASTTLMRLANFEFE; this is translated from the coding sequence ATGTATAAAAGTTTTGATGAAGTTATAGGATATGCAATAGATTTTAGACATAACTTACATAAAAATCCTGAGTTAAAATGGGAAGAAACTAATACAGCAAAAAATATTAGAGAAGTTTTAGAACAACATGGAATTCCTTATAAGACATATGCAAATACTGGTACAGTTGGACTTTTAGCACAAGACAAGGAAGGACCACATATTGCTTTAAGAGGTGATATAGATGCCCTTCCCTTAGAAGAAAAAACTGATGTATCTTATAAATCACAAAAACCTCAATGTATGCATGCTTGCGGGCATGATGGACATACAGCTACTTTAATAGCAGCTGCAATTTGGCTAAAAGAAAATGAAGATAAACTTACAAATCCTGTTTCACTTGTATTTCAACCTGCTGAAGAAGGAGGTCATGGTGCAAAAAAAATGATTGAAGAAGGTTGTTTAGAAGGTGTTGATATGATTTTTGGTTGGCATAATTGGCCTGCTATAAAGTTTGGACAAGCGGTTTGCCCAGATGGTACAGTTATGGCAGGAAATGGAACTTTTCATATAGATGTGAAAGGTTTGGGAGGACACTCTTCCCAACCTGAAATATGTAAAGACCCTGTTTTAGCTTCAAGTGCTATTACTATGGCTTTGCAACAAATTGTTGCAAGACAAATAGCACCTCAAGATAGTGTTGTGGTTTCAGTAACATCAATAGATGCAAGAAGCGAGCTAACTACTATTCCTGATAATGCAAGAATTGAAGGAAGTATTAGAGTTCCAACTATTGAGCTAAAACAGTTTGTATTTAAGCAAATTGAAGAGATTACAAAAGATGTAGCAAAATCTTATAATGTAGAAGTTGAAATAGAATTAAGAGATAGATACCAAGCAACAATAAACCATGATACACAAGCTTCAATGATGAGAGAATCTCTAAAACAAACATTAGGTGAAAATTGGCAAAGTAGTATTCCTACACCTATTATGGCTAGTGAAGACTTTAGTTACTATTTAAATACAATTCCTGGTGCTTTTGCACTTATTGGAACAGATGATGGTGTTGAGAAACATCAAAAACCTTGTCATAATGTGTATTATGATTTTAACGACAAGCTTATAAAACCTGCAAGTACTACATTAATGAGACTTGCAAACTTTGAGTTTGAATAG
- a CDS encoding sensor histidine kinase, translated as MKIKNEKQILFIIKYALPSFILIVSLIITIFLYCKSKSDFEKLKTETQENFISEKKFIIKEQVESIYNYIMSEQLDTENALRKSLILRVNEAHKIIQNIYNTYDDTLSKEELTKLIRTSIKDIRFNNNRGYFFVYDKKAVNIIHPLLPMVEGKSLINHQDTKGTYVLRESLALLENADQSYQEWYWRKVKGDSREYKKIGFVKNIYELDWFIGTGEYVEDFSKDIQQKVLSQIKKFKFGKNDYFVVISDDDKYLSHIKPELIGTNVIKKLNSWNSTNILKKTKSLVSKGGGFITLEFSKPHNTQSSKKINYVKSIPHWNWIISTGFYLDEIQIEIDKQKELLNQNYIENIKSLFLIAFLSIVFLLILSFYISSLIEKKFNKYKEDLKSYINENQKQFELLSQKSKLASMGEMMENIAHQWRQPLSLITTASTGIKFQKEMDILTDKFLLESVESIGNSANHLSETIEDFRDFFRSDKQKEFFKLEDSIDKTFKLLSSQMQKQEIEVIRNIKDVSIESYERELLQVLLNILNNAKDALEDCHGDKYIFIDIYEEENIAYIKIYDNAGGVKKDALSRIFEPHFTTKNHKKGTGLGLYMSKVIVEKHMSGELLVSNINFEYESKKYTGAMFTIKIPK; from the coding sequence ATGAAAATTAAAAATGAGAAACAAATATTATTTATTATAAAATATGCTCTGCCAAGCTTTATTCTTATAGTATCCTTGATAATAACTATATTTCTGTATTGTAAAAGTAAATCAGATTTTGAAAAGTTAAAAACAGAAACACAGGAAAACTTTATTTCTGAAAAAAAGTTTATAATAAAAGAACAGGTTGAAAGTATCTATAATTATATTATGTCTGAGCAACTAGATACTGAAAATGCTCTTAGAAAATCACTTATCTTAAGAGTTAATGAAGCTCATAAAATAATCCAAAATATATACAATACTTATGATGATACTCTTTCAAAAGAAGAATTAACTAAACTTATTAGAACATCAATAAAAGATATTAGGTTTAACAATAATAGGGGCTATTTTTTTGTTTATGATAAAAAAGCAGTGAATATTATACATCCATTACTTCCTATGGTTGAAGGTAAAAGTTTAATAAATCATCAAGATACAAAAGGAACTTATGTATTAAGAGAATCCCTTGCTTTATTAGAAAATGCAGATCAATCATATCAAGAGTGGTATTGGAGAAAAGTCAAAGGTGATAGTCGTGAATATAAAAAAATAGGTTTCGTTAAAAATATTTATGAGTTAGATTGGTTTATTGGAACAGGAGAATATGTAGAAGATTTTTCAAAGGATATTCAACAAAAAGTATTGTCTCAAATAAAAAAGTTTAAGTTTGGCAAAAATGACTATTTTGTGGTAATAAGTGATGATGATAAATATTTGTCTCATATAAAACCTGAGCTTATAGGAACAAATGTTATTAAAAAACTAAACAGCTGGAATAGTACTAATATTTTGAAAAAAACAAAGAGTTTAGTTTCTAAAGGTGGAGGTTTTATAACTTTAGAATTCTCAAAACCTCACAATACTCAATCTTCAAAGAAAATCAATTATGTAAAAAGTATTCCTCATTGGAATTGGATTATTTCAACAGGTTTTTATTTGGATGAAATACAAATCGAAATTGATAAACAAAAAGAGCTTTTAAACCAAAATTATATAGAAAATATAAAAAGTTTATTTTTAATTGCTTTTTTGTCTATTGTTTTTTTATTGATTTTATCTTTTTATATATCTTCACTTATTGAAAAAAAATTTAATAAATATAAAGAAGATTTAAAATCTTATATTAATGAAAATCAAAAGCAATTCGAGTTATTATCTCAAAAGTCAAAACTAGCTTCAATGGGTGAAATGATGGAAAATATAGCTCATCAATGGAGACAACCACTATCTTTAATTACAACTGCCTCAACTGGTATAAAATTCCAAAAAGAAATGGATATATTAACTGATAAGTTTCTATTGGAGTCTGTTGAAAGCATAGGTAATTCAGCTAATCATTTATCTGAAACCATTGAAGATTTTAGAGATTTTTTTAGGTCTGATAAACAAAAAGAGTTTTTTAAATTAGAAGATAGTATTGATAAAACTTTTAAACTTTTATCATCGCAAATGCAAAAGCAAGAAATAGAAGTTATAAGAAATATTAAAGATGTAAGTATAGAGTCTTATGAAAGAGAGTTGTTACAAGTACTTCTTAATATTTTAAATAATGCAAAGGATGCATTAGAAGATTGTCATGGTGATAAATATATTTTTATTGATATATATGAAGAAGAAAACATAGCATATATTAAAATTTATGATAATGCAGGTGGAGTTAAGAAAGATGCTTTAAGCAGAATATTTGAACCTCATTTTACTACTAAAAATCATAAAAAAGGAACAGGGCTAGGGTTATATATGTCAAAAGTAATTGTTGAAAAGCATATGAGTGGTGAACTATTAGTCTCTAATATAAACTTTGAGTATGAGTCAAAAAAATATACAGGTGCAATGTTTACAATAAAAATTCCTAAATAA
- a CDS encoding M24 family metallopeptidase — protein MAKSKTITKLAFTKKEYIQRVKKVKSIMQQRRIDVLVATDPGNMNWLTGYDGWSFYVHQGVIISLDHEEPIWFGRLMDKNAALLRCYMNADNMVGYPEKYVQNLDEHPMTWIGENIFKKNGWDKAIIATERDNYYYSAEAHFRLTATLPNATFINANNLVNWVRGKKSAKEIEYMKIAGRITEKIHQRVLDIVKPGIPKSHVVSQIYETAIAGVDGYGGDYPSIVPLLPSGTEASASHITWDDRPFKRNEATYIEISGCYKRYHAPMSRTIYIGKPTQQFLDAEKALRETIEAGLEMAKPGNTTADIAIAAEKVMKRYGIDRNDARYGYPIGVSYPPDWGERTCSLRNTDLTVLEEGMTFHFMPGIWQEDWGAEVTESILITKDGVETLSNFPRELFIK, from the coding sequence ATGGCTAAATCAAAAACGATTACAAAGCTTGCCTTTACAAAAAAGGAATATATCCAAAGGGTTAAAAAAGTTAAATCTATTATGCAACAAAGACGAATTGACGTCTTAGTTGCTACAGATCCTGGAAATATGAACTGGCTTACAGGTTATGATGGTTGGTCTTTTTATGTTCATCAAGGGGTAATTATCTCACTTGACCATGAAGAGCCTATTTGGTTTGGAAGACTTATGGATAAAAATGCAGCCTTACTTAGATGCTATATGAATGCAGATAATATGGTAGGTTATCCTGAAAAATATGTACAAAATCTAGATGAACATCCTATGACTTGGATTGGAGAGAATATCTTCAAAAAAAATGGCTGGGATAAAGCAATAATTGCAACAGAAAGGGATAACTATTATTATTCAGCTGAGGCTCATTTTAGATTAACAGCAACTCTTCCTAATGCAACATTTATAAATGCCAATAACCTTGTAAACTGGGTTAGAGGTAAAAAATCTGCAAAAGAGATAGAGTATATGAAAATTGCAGGAAGAATTACAGAAAAAATTCATCAAAGAGTTCTTGATATTGTAAAACCTGGTATTCCAAAAAGTCATGTAGTATCACAGATTTATGAAACTGCAATTGCAGGAGTAGATGGATATGGAGGGGATTACCCGTCAATTGTTCCTCTATTACCCTCAGGAACAGAAGCATCAGCTTCACATATTACATGGGATGATAGACCTTTTAAAAGAAATGAAGCAACATATATAGAAATTTCAGGGTGCTACAAAAGATACCATGCCCCCATGTCTAGAACTATTTATATTGGCAAACCAACCCAACAGTTTTTAGATGCAGAAAAAGCTTTAAGAGAGACTATTGAAGCAGGTTTAGAAATGGCAAAACCAGGAAATACAACTGCTGATATAGCAATAGCTGCTGAAAAAGTTATGAAAAGATATGGAATAGATAGAAATGATGCAAGGTATGGATATCCAATAGGTGTTAGTTATCCTCCTGACTGGGGTGAAAGAACTTGTAGTTTGAGAAATACTGATTTAACAGTTTTAGAAGAAGGTATGACTTTCCACTTTATGCCAGGAATTTGGCAAGAAGATTGGGGAGCTGAAGTTACTGAAAGTATATTAATTACAAAAGATGGAGTTGAGACTTTAAGTAATTTCCCAAGAGAATTATTTATTAAGTAA
- a CDS encoding asparaginase domain-containing protein: MNITIINTGGTFNKRYNPLKGELEVPSDNIALDEIIESCFNIDFEIKNIISKDSLEIDNDDRDMMIKAINESENEKIIIVHGTDTIDITAQYLQDKGVKKQIVLTGAMVPMSIKKVEATMNFSQAIGFLNADIKNGVYISMHGVVVNHTDIKKDRKIGQFLVN, encoded by the coding sequence ATGAATATTACAATTATAAATACAGGTGGAACTTTTAATAAAAGATATAACCCATTAAAAGGTGAGCTTGAAGTACCAAGTGATAATATAGCTTTAGATGAGATTATCGAGTCTTGTTTTAATATAGATTTTGAAATCAAAAATATTATTTCTAAAGATAGTCTAGAAATAGACAATGATGATAGAGATATGATGATTAAAGCTATAAATGAATCTGAAAATGAAAAAATAATCATAGTTCACGGAACAGATACTATTGATATTACAGCACAATATCTTCAAGATAAAGGTGTAAAAAAACAAATTGTTTTAACTGGTGCAATGGTTCCTATGAGTATCAAAAAAGTAGAAGCAACGATGAACTTTTCACAAGCTATTGGCTTCTTAAACGCAGATATAAAAAATGGTGTATATATTTCTATGCATGGTGTTGTAGTAAATCATACAGATATTAAAAAAGATAGAAAAATAGGTCAGTTTTTAGTAAATTAA
- a CDS encoding NAD-dependent succinate-semialdehyde dehydrogenase, translating into MGYSKTHFKSINPYTEETVYEIPMHTLQEAREILENAQEAFDNTWEDTSYEQRAKLLNDVAKEMKDNLDYYALPMTEEMGKPINEARGEVNKAAWAAEHYASFGEDYLKTEYLESDASESYVQYLPIGVTLGILPWNAPFWLAFRYLAPAVMSGNACVMKHDSHTPLCAVRIVEAFQKAGAPKNLVQNLVVGHESLESVIRNPIIKGVSLTGSSKAGASVGAIAGSEIKPVVLELGGSDPAIVLADADDLEKAADTIVLSRYINAGQSCIAAKRIIVEEPIYEKFIELLKERFEKLKLGDPKDETTTIGPIARKELVEEMHNQVDRSVQAGARLILGGKRHEGQGFFFPVTMLADVEPGMVVSCQETFGPIAAIIKVKDEKEAIKVANDTEYGLGGSIWTGDVEKGKKLAGKIITGQVSVNGIVKSDPRLPSGGVKKSGLGKELGPQGIKMFVNTQQVWVGPVKN; encoded by the coding sequence ATGGGATACAGCAAAACACACTTTAAATCAATAAATCCTTATACAGAAGAGACTGTATATGAAATACCTATGCATACACTGCAAGAAGCAAGAGAAATATTAGAAAATGCTCAAGAAGCATTTGATAATACTTGGGAAGATACAAGCTATGAGCAAAGAGCAAAGCTTTTAAATGATGTAGCAAAAGAAATGAAAGATAATCTTGATTACTACGCACTTCCAATGACAGAAGAGATGGGAAAACCTATTAATGAAGCAAGAGGTGAAGTAAACAAAGCAGCATGGGCAGCTGAGCATTATGCTTCTTTTGGAGAAGATTACTTAAAAACAGAATATCTTGAATCAGATGCAAGTGAGAGTTATGTTCAGTATCTTCCAATTGGAGTTACATTAGGAATTCTTCCTTGGAATGCTCCTTTTTGGTTAGCATTTAGATACTTAGCTCCAGCTGTTATGTCTGGAAATGCTTGTGTTATGAAACATGATTCACATACTCCACTTTGTGCAGTAAGAATTGTAGAAGCTTTCCAAAAAGCAGGTGCGCCTAAAAACTTAGTTCAAAATTTAGTAGTAGGACATGAAAGTTTAGAATCTGTGATTAGAAATCCTATTATAAAAGGTGTATCTTTAACAGGTTCATCAAAAGCTGGTGCTAGTGTAGGAGCAATTGCTGGAAGTGAAATTAAACCAGTTGTTTTAGAATTAGGTGGAAGTGACCCTGCTATTGTTTTAGCAGATGCTGATGATTTAGAAAAAGCTGCTGATACTATAGTTCTTTCAAGATATATTAATGCAGGACAATCTTGTATTGCAGCAAAAAGAATCATAGTTGAAGAGCCAATTTATGAAAAATTTATAGAACTTTTAAAAGAGAGATTTGAAAAACTTAAACTTGGTGATCCAAAAGATGAAACTACAACTATTGGACCAATTGCAAGAAAAGAGTTAGTTGAAGAGATGCATAATCAAGTAGATAGATCTGTTCAAGCAGGTGCAAGATTAATATTAGGTGGGAAAAGACATGAAGGACAAGGATTCTTCTTCCCTGTAACTATGCTTGCTGATGTTGAACCTGGTATGGTTGTATCTTGCCAAGAAACATTTGGACCAATTGCAGCAATTATTAAAGTTAAAGATGAAAAAGAAGCTATAAAAGTTGCAAATGATACAGAGTATGGTTTAGGTGGTTCAATTTGGACAGGTGATGTAGAAAAAGGTAAAAAACTTGCAGGAAAGATTATCACTGGACAAGTATCAGTAAACGGTATCGTAAAATCAGACCCAAGACTTCCAAGTGGTGGAGTTAAAAAATCAGGACTTGGAAAAGAATTAGGCCCTCAAGGTATTAAAATGTTTGTAAATACTCAACAAGTGTGGGTAGGTCCTGTAAAAAACTAA
- the aspA gene encoding aspartate ammonia-lyase, whose translation MEENFRIEKDFLGEKKIDIHSYYGIQTLRAKENFDITKTSISLFPNFIKSLAKVKKACALTNYELGDLNDKQRDAIIQACNEIIDGKFKDQFIVDPIQGGAGTSTNMNVNEVIANRALEILGEKRSSYDVIHPNNHVNMSQSTNDVYPTAIKLTLYELIYKLKDSLRYLRDSFEEKSVEFKDVLKMGRTQLQDAVPMTLGQEFKTFAIMVDEDIYRLRDAQALLKEVNLGATAIGTGINTKKEYRRKVINNLREVTGIDYESAGDLIEATQDTGAFVHISGILKRVAIKISKICNDLRLLSSGPRAGLNEINLPPMQPGSSIMPGKVNPVIPEVVNQVAFEVIGADATISIACEGGQLQLNVFEPLVAYKLFTSINMMRRSFYSLAEKCIKGITANEDVCMENILNSVTLVTCLNPILGYEKSSALAKEALATNKRVYDIILEQELFTKEELDELLHPKNMVSNYEGN comes from the coding sequence ATGGAAGAGAATTTTAGAATTGAAAAAGATTTTTTAGGTGAAAAGAAGATTGATATTCATAGTTATTATGGAATACAAACATTAAGAGCAAAAGAGAATTTTGATATTACAAAAACTAGTATCTCTTTATTTCCAAACTTTATAAAATCCCTTGCAAAAGTTAAAAAAGCTTGTGCTTTAACAAACTATGAATTAGGTGATTTAAATGACAAACAAAGAGATGCAATAATCCAAGCTTGTAATGAAATTATAGATGGTAAATTTAAAGACCAGTTTATTGTTGACCCAATTCAAGGTGGAGCTGGAACTTCAACTAACATGAATGTAAATGAAGTAATTGCAAATAGAGCCTTAGAAATATTAGGTGAAAAAAGAAGTAGTTATGATGTAATTCATCCAAACAATCATGTGAATATGTCTCAATCAACAAATGATGTTTACCCAACAGCAATTAAACTAACACTTTATGAGTTAATTTATAAGTTAAAAGACTCTTTAAGATATTTAAGAGATAGTTTTGAAGAGAAATCAGTTGAATTTAAAGATGTATTAAAAATGGGAAGAACACAACTTCAAGACGCTGTTCCTATGACTTTAGGTCAAGAGTTTAAGACTTTTGCCATTATGGTTGATGAAGATATCTATAGATTAAGAGATGCCCAAGCCTTACTAAAAGAGGTAAACTTAGGTGCTACTGCTATTGGTACAGGAATTAATACTAAAAAAGAGTATAGAAGAAAGGTTATAAATAACCTAAGAGAAGTAACTGGAATAGATTATGAAAGTGCAGGGGATTTAATTGAAGCCACACAAGATACTGGAGCTTTTGTACATATCTCTGGTATTTTAAAAAGAGTTGCTATTAAAATCTCTAAAATTTGTAATGACCTAAGACTTTTAAGTAGTGGTCCAAGAGCTGGTTTAAATGAAATCAATCTTCCACCAATGCAACCAGGAAGTTCAATCATGCCAGGAAAAGTAAATCCAGTAATTCCAGAAGTTGTAAATCAAGTAGCTTTTGAAGTAATTGGTGCAGATGCTACTATTTCAATTGCTTGTGAAGGTGGACAGTTACAACTAAATGTATTTGAGCCATTAGTTGCTTATAAGCTTTTCACATCAATTAATATGATGAGAAGATCATTTTATTCATTGGCTGAAAAATGTATAAAAGGAATTACTGCAAATGAAGATGTTTGTATGGAAAATATTTTAAACTCTGTTACTTTAGTAACTTGTTTAAATCCTATTTTAGGATATGAAAAAAGTTCAGCTTTAGCAAAAGAAGCACTAGCTACAAATAAAAGAGTATATGATATTATTCTAGAGCAAGAACTATTTACAAAAGAAGAGTTAGATGAACTTCTTCATCCAAAAAATATGGTAAGTAATTATGAAGGAAATTAA
- a CDS encoding ferritin: protein MISKELQKALIEQLNKEYHSAYIYLGMSAYCSKEGFNGASNWFLIQYQEEVAHGMKLFKYLEDQDVEIKLPKIDAVDVDYKSLLDVFKKSLSHEQKMTKNLNNLSDLAMKEKDHATYNLLQWYVTEQVEEEATVGEIIDHIKLVGDNGYGLYTIDKELSGRTFVDTTNN, encoded by the coding sequence ATGATTAGCAAAGAATTACAAAAAGCTTTAATAGAGCAACTAAATAAAGAGTACCACTCTGCATACATTTATTTAGGTATGAGTGCATACTGTTCTAAAGAGGGTTTCAATGGTGCATCTAATTGGTTTTTAATTCAATACCAAGAAGAAGTAGCTCATGGGATGAAACTATTTAAATACTTAGAAGATCAAGATGTTGAGATTAAACTTCCAAAAATTGATGCTGTTGATGTGGATTATAAATCATTATTAGATGTATTTAAAAAATCATTATCACACGAACAAAAAATGACTAAAAACTTAAATAATTTATCAGATTTAGCTATGAAAGAAAAAGACCATGCTACTTATAACTTACTTCAATGGTATGTAACTGAACAAGTTGAAGAAGAAGCAACTGTTGGTGAAATTATTGACCATATTAAACTTGTGGGTGATAATGGATATGGACTTTACACAATTGATAAAGAACTATCTGGAAGAACTTTTGTAGATACTACAAATAATTAA
- a CDS encoding diaminobutyrate--2-oxoglutarate transaminase, translating into MSNKITTFEKNESEIRAYCRAVPTVFKSSKNAVMIDENDKEFIDFFAGAGVLNFGHNNPKMKEAIVDFIQRDGVIHSLDMYTDVKREFIDSFVETILKPRGWEDRKLQFTGPTGTNAVEAALKLARKVTGRTEIVAFNRGFHGMTLGALACTANNAFRSSSGVPLTNVIRDTFNDMEALENLRQKMFDLGSGMLPPAAFIVEPVQAEGGVRPATKEWLQGVQKLANDTGALFILDSIQCGSGRCGSYFSFDDLDVDPDIIILAKGLGGVGTPIGMLVNKPEFDKAWGPGQHTGTFRGQGLSFVAGKVGLDYFKDEEFNNETKRKGDIIRKVLDEINSKYSQAIEIRQKGMMLAIEFDSAATVKEITGKCYENGLIIGACSTGEIIKFIPPLTIEDDKLNEGLNRFVASVEAVL; encoded by the coding sequence ATGTCAAACAAAATTACAACTTTTGAAAAAAACGAATCAGAAATTAGAGCATATTGTAGAGCCGTACCAACAGTTTTTAAATCATCTAAAAATGCAGTTATGATAGATGAAAATGATAAAGAATTTATAGACTTTTTTGCAGGTGCAGGTGTTTTAAACTTCGGTCACAACAACCCTAAAATGAAAGAAGCAATTGTTGATTTTATTCAAAGAGATGGAGTTATTCACTCACTAGATATGTATACAGATGTAAAAAGAGAATTCATTGATTCATTTGTTGAGACTATTTTAAAGCCAAGAGGCTGGGAAGATAGAAAACTTCAATTTACAGGTCCTACTGGAACAAATGCAGTTGAAGCTGCACTAAAACTTGCTAGAAAAGTAACAGGAAGAACAGAAATAGTAGCATTTAACAGAGGTTTCCATGGTATGACACTTGGAGCTTTAGCTTGTACAGCAAATAATGCCTTTAGAAGTAGTTCAGGAGTTCCTTTAACAAATGTAATCAGAGATACATTTAATGATATGGAAGCCTTAGAAAACTTAAGACAAAAAATGTTTGATTTAGGTTCGGGAATGTTACCTCCTGCTGCATTTATTGTAGAACCTGTTCAAGCTGAGGGTGGAGTTAGACCTGCAACAAAAGAGTGGTTACAAGGTGTTCAAAAACTAGCAAATGACACAGGAGCACTATTTATTCTTGATAGTATTCAATGTGGTAGTGGTAGATGTGGAAGTTACTTTAGTTTTGATGACTTAGATGTAGACCCAGATATCATAATTTTAGCAAAAGGTTTAGGTGGAGTTGGAACTCCTATAGGAATGCTTGTAAATAAACCAGAGTTTGATAAAGCATGGGGTCCAGGACAACATACAGGTACATTTAGAGGACAAGGTTTATCTTTTGTGGCTGGTAAAGTGGGTCTTGATTACTTCAAAGACGAAGAGTTTAATAATGAAACAAAAAGAAAAGGTGACATTATTAGAAAAGTTTTAGATGAAATCAACTCTAAGTACTCACAAGCTATTGAAATCAGACAAAAAGGAATGATGCTTGCTATTGAGTTTGATAGTGCAGCAACTGTAAAAGAGATAACTGGGAAATGTTATGAAAATGGTTTAATCATCGGTGCTTGTTCAACAGGTGAGATTATCAAGTTTATTCCTCCTTTAACTATTGAAGATGATAAGTTAAATGAAGGTTTAAATAGATTTGTAGCTTCTGTTGAAGCAGTATTATAA